The following nucleotide sequence is from Thermodesulfobacteriota bacterium.
TCCTGGCTTCGGAAACGCAAAAAGGCCGGAATGGACGCACCCTCGGGGGGAGTCCACTTCCGGCCCATCCCCGGACCGACCCGGCCGTCCAGCCGGCGGGGGCCCTTCCAGGGATCTGCACGGGCACGAGCCTACCGTGCCCACGCTCGCCCTGTCAACGGCCGAGTGCGTCCACCGGGCCCTCCAGGGTGAACACGAAGATCCGCTCCCCCGTGCGGGTGCTCACGTCGGTGTGCATGGAGACGACGGCGCGCCCCGTCACGTCGCCCACCACCGCGTAGAGGAGATCCCTGGCGCCCTCCACCAGGCTCTCGCGCATCTTCTTCACCAGGGCGACGCCATCTGGGGTCCGGCACAGGTGCTCCTCCGCCGGGGTAAGGATCCCCTTGAGGCGCACCACCGCCAGGTCGCGCACGAGATGGGCCGCGGCCTCCCGCGGGCCGCG
It contains:
- a CDS encoding DUF2294 domain-containing protein: MPTPSAGRMEDELAKAFVAFEKEYLGRGPREAAAHLVRDLAVVRLKGILTPAEEHLCRTPDGVALVKKMRESLVEGARDLLYAVVGDVTGRAVVSMHTDVSTRTGERIFVFTLEGPVDALGR